A stretch of DNA from Spirosoma endbachense:
GCACCATTTTCATGAACGAGTCTACCAGATTATCCGCCGAAATATTGGGCGGGAAACCGATCGTTTCAGGTAAGGGCAGTAAATCGGGTTTGCCCCGGCCAATAGCGGCCAGAATGGTTTCTCGGGTGGTTGGGTTAGCCATTTTTTTTCTGGTTTTGTTGAGCATACCAATCCCGGAAACTCTGCTCGGGGGGCTTAGGCATATCGCGATGAATGGCCCACGGATTCAGGCTGGGTTTGTTGGCCAGCGACGGAAATTTCTGCATGAACCAACGCCCTGCCCGACCGGCAAACCGATACAGCCACGGATGACTAAATAAAACGTCCATACCGGTCATTCCCACCTTTTTGGTAGACTCCACAGCGCCTGCTTCGCCCAATACCTGCCGCCATTTATATAACTGCTGATGGATGTCGATCTTAACGGGGCACACATTGGTGCATGAGCCGCAGAGCGTTGACGCGAAAGGTAAATCGGCATACTCTTTCATGTCGATGTTTGGGGCAAGAATGGAGCCAATAGGCCCCGCAACAGCCGTATGGTAACTATGCCCGCCACTGCGCCGATAGACCGGGCAGGTATTCATGCAGGCTCCACAGCGAATGCACTTCAGCGAGTTGCGAAAATCGGGGCTTGCCAACTGGCGTGTCCGGCCGTTATCGACCAGTACCAGGTGCATTTCCTGGCCCGGCGCGGGTTTCCGGAAATGGCTGGAGTAGGTCGTTACTGCCTGACCTGTAGCTGATCGTGCCAGTAATCGGAGGAATACACCAAGGTGTTCGGCCTGCGGAATGACTTTTTCGATACCCATGCAGGCAATGTGAACTTTGGCCAGATGGGCACCCAGATCGGCGTTACCTTCGTTGGTGCAGACAACAAAACCACCTGTTTCGGCGATGGCGAAATTGACACCCGTAATGGCTACATCAGCCAGCAGGAATTTCTGGCGAAGGTGAATTCGGGCGGCTTCGGTAAGGTATTGCGGATCGGTTGCTCCAGCTTCGGTGCCTAAATGGATGTGAAACAGATCACCTATGTGTTTCTTTTTGAGGTGAATGGCGGGCAGAACAATATGGCTCGGCGGCTCATTGCGAAGCTGCACGATCCGCTCGCCCAAATCCGTGTCGATAACCTCAATTCCTTCCTTGATCAGGAAAGGGTTCAAATGACACTCTTCGGTGAGCATGGACTTACTCTTGACGATCTTGGTAGCCTTATGCTTCCGCATTATATCCAGCACGATCTGATTGTGTTCGTCGCCGTTGGCTGCCCAGTGAACAATAATGCCATTTTGCCGGGCATTTTCTTCCAGCTGGATCAGGTAATCGTCTAACTTCGAGAGGGTGTGTGCCTTTATTTGCGAGGCTTGTTCACGCAATTGCTCCCACTCAGGCAGCGATTGAGCGGCCCGGTCGCGCTTGCTGCGCACAAACCAGAGTGTTTCATTATGCCAGTCTGTATTTTCCTCGTCACGCAGGAAAGCCTCAGCGGCTTTGGCGTGTTTGGGAGAAGCAGTATCCATTCGTTTGTTGTTTAATTTCCTGAGGTCAGAATTTCGGCAATGTGCATCACGCGTACCGGACTCTTCTGACGACGTAATACGCCTTCTAACTGCATCAGGCACGACATGTCGCCACCTGTAATTACTTCAGCGCCATGACG
This window harbors:
- a CDS encoding lactate utilization protein B: MDTASPKHAKAAEAFLRDEENTDWHNETLWFVRSKRDRAAQSLPEWEQLREQASQIKAHTLSKLDDYLIQLEENARQNGIIVHWAANGDEHNQIVLDIMRKHKATKIVKSKSMLTEECHLNPFLIKEGIEVIDTDLGERIVQLRNEPPSHIVLPAIHLKKKHIGDLFHIHLGTEAGATDPQYLTEAARIHLRQKFLLADVAITGVNFAIAETGGFVVCTNEGNADLGAHLAKVHIACMGIEKVIPQAEHLGVFLRLLARSATGQAVTTYSSHFRKPAPGQEMHLVLVDNGRTRQLASPDFRNSLKCIRCGACMNTCPVYRRSGGHSYHTAVAGPIGSILAPNIDMKEYADLPFASTLCGSCTNVCPVKIDIHQQLYKWRQVLGEAGAVESTKKVGMTGMDVLFSHPWLYRFAGRAGRWFMQKFPSLANKPSLNPWAIHRDMPKPPEQSFRDWYAQQNQKKNG